The proteins below come from a single Iocasia fonsfrigidae genomic window:
- a CDS encoding HAD family hydrolase, with amino-acid sequence MLKAVIFDFDGTLFDTNDMIIESFTYAIKKVLGYNILPTEIYNVWGRPLKEQMERFGRNNCQELVNTYRHYYYQISDKLKVFPTGLETIDYLKDQGYYVAILTNKGRGGLINGLEMFNLTDKIDIYLSKDDLNKPKPDIEGFKIIMDSLKLRPEEVLMVGDSPSDIIGGKNAGIKTVLVSYTCFKLKEVMKLNPDYFIDQLNDLIDIVESDQKHCFSL; translated from the coding sequence ATGCTAAAGGCAGTAATTTTTGATTTTGATGGTACTCTTTTTGATACCAATGATATGATTATAGAAAGCTTTACCTATGCTATTAAAAAAGTATTGGGTTATAATATATTACCAACTGAGATTTATAATGTCTGGGGACGACCTTTAAAAGAACAGATGGAGAGATTTGGAAGAAATAATTGTCAGGAGCTTGTTAACACATATCGTCATTATTATTATCAGATTAGTGATAAATTAAAGGTATTTCCTACTGGCTTAGAAACAATAGACTACTTGAAGGATCAGGGTTATTATGTTGCTATACTAACTAATAAAGGTAGGGGTGGTTTGATAAATGGGCTAGAAATGTTTAACTTAACAGACAAAATTGATATCTATTTAAGCAAAGATGACCTTAATAAACCCAAGCCTGATATAGAAGGGTTCAAAATAATCATGGATAGTTTAAAACTTAGACCAGAAGAGGTGTTAATGGTTGGTGATAGTCCATCAGATATTATTGGTGGAAAAAATGCTGGTATCAAGACAGTTCTGGTTTCTTATACCTGTTTTAAATTAAAAGAAGTGATGAAATTAAATCCAGATTATTTTATTGACCAGCTTAATGACTTAATTGATATAGTTGAATCAGACCAGAAACATTGCTTTTCATTGTGA
- the folB gene encoding dihydroneopterin aldolase, translated as MDRIIIKDLQVYAYHGVAREEKINGQMFFVSLKIGADLEKAATTDNLNNTLSYTEICNTVQIILQSRKYNLIESAAMRIIEHLFRTYTNINEIWILLKKPWAPMGYHLKYAAVELERKRGDRNEWY; from the coding sequence ATGGATAGGATAATTATTAAGGATTTGCAGGTATATGCTTATCATGGAGTTGCGCGGGAAGAAAAGATTAACGGGCAGATGTTTTTTGTTTCCCTGAAGATTGGTGCGGATCTGGAAAAAGCAGCAACGACTGACAATTTGAATAATACACTGAGTTATACCGAGATATGCAATACTGTGCAAATAATACTGCAATCCAGGAAATATAATTTGATTGAGTCCGCTGCCATGAGAATAATTGAGCATCTATTCAGGACATATACAAATATTAATGAGATATGGATTTTGTTGAAAAAACCGTGGGCGCCAATGGGATACCATCTCAAGTATGCGGCGGTAGAATTAGAACGCAAGCGTGGTGACAGAAATGAGTGGTATTGA
- a CDS encoding bifunctional aconitate hydratase 2/2-methylisocitrate dehydratase — MREKLFLVLDNYKEKALKRRSDYNLLPRPLTEDEVAVLIKGLELEGLDQVEYTIFETEKTNQILIRFLSEEVRRGTFPSSYVKAEGLAKIVKGQLVSPYLSSKEALKLLKEMKGGAAAVQLVKLLEDGVFVNEIIEILKNTVLVNKEDFERLTKMSSKIPEIKNLIRSWAERCFAADWKLPESYQGLCIKIGNNITTGHLSPSKHAGSRTDQPRHAQFIMEGREDEEDFLDRLDKLHNESEDIILVAGVALGEGSSRKSATYTVLQVLGKSVVGEPEKKQGGVVIAKSMAPIFQNSLIASGILPLIADTDGINEGDSLELDLNKKRLLVNGSNEIEIELPVEYKLNKIAAGGMTYFDAGNELQKWAVQYCKDNDVAITDKSNKNVTDVNTVPRQTLAQKIVTRNRLDGKSSIIPGETAEVRIRGVYSQDTTGPMTIEEYQSMAGGKFGAEFVVQSLCHTGECPSSEERDRHRFIDQFITARGGVCLKPGEGIIHTIGNRFVLPIDVIVGGDSHTRTPRGLSFPAASDIVAGAMKYGKQDLTMDESVRVIFKGKPIKGITARDLVSTLVVFAEKTVGKGIYNGRIIEMEGLEFLDPDERYIMTNAVAERSASAGTIPSDEKTIEAIKKNLAYLKSRSDADSSPSVRDTIKTIEEYLKDPVLLRADEGAEYAATIEIPLDEVVEPLVAKPHHPDNVASLSEVAGTELNEVFIGSCVGGDIESIRSAARIIEGHQVPHDINFVVGPASLDIYSKLAEDGTLTKLAAAGATIIMPGCGLCMGNKRRIGSGSTALTTTTRNYQSRIGPADSKTYLGSAHVAAMAAVLGRFPTVEEYFKMFK; from the coding sequence ATGCGGGAAAAACTATTTTTAGTCCTGGACAATTATAAAGAGAAGGCGTTAAAGAGAAGGAGCGATTATAATCTTTTACCACGACCTTTAACAGAGGATGAAGTTGCTGTTTTGATTAAAGGCTTAGAACTTGAGGGTCTTGATCAGGTGGAATATACAATCTTTGAAACAGAAAAGACAAATCAAATACTTATTAGATTTCTTTCTGAAGAGGTTAGAAGGGGTACTTTCCCTTCTTCATATGTAAAAGCAGAGGGGTTGGCTAAGATAGTTAAAGGTCAGTTAGTGTCACCATATCTTTCATCTAAAGAGGCTTTAAAACTTTTGAAAGAAATGAAAGGTGGGGCTGCTGCGGTACAATTGGTTAAGCTGCTTGAAGATGGGGTCTTTGTTAATGAAATAATTGAAATACTGAAGAATACTGTGCTAGTAAATAAAGAAGACTTTGAACGACTGACTAAAATGAGTTCTAAAATACCTGAAATAAAAAACTTAATTAGAAGTTGGGCAGAGAGGTGTTTTGCTGCTGACTGGAAATTACCTGAGTCTTATCAGGGTTTGTGTATTAAGATTGGTAATAATATTACTACCGGACATCTCAGTCCTTCAAAACATGCTGGTTCTAGAACAGACCAGCCGCGCCATGCCCAGTTTATTATGGAAGGCAGGGAAGATGAGGAGGATTTCCTTGATCGACTAGATAAACTGCATAATGAATCTGAGGATATTATCCTGGTAGCTGGTGTGGCCCTCGGAGAGGGTTCCTCCCGTAAGTCAGCAACATATACTGTTTTACAGGTCTTAGGAAAATCAGTTGTTGGTGAACCAGAGAAAAAACAGGGAGGGGTTGTAATAGCCAAAAGTATGGCCCCTATTTTCCAGAATTCTCTAATAGCTTCTGGTATTTTACCGCTTATTGCTGATACTGATGGAATTAATGAAGGTGATAGTCTGGAGCTTGATTTAAATAAGAAGAGGCTGCTGGTAAATGGAAGTAATGAAATAGAGATAGAACTGCCGGTTGAATATAAACTAAATAAGATTGCTGCTGGTGGTATGACTTACTTTGATGCTGGTAATGAACTGCAGAAATGGGCTGTGCAATATTGTAAAGATAATGATGTAGCTATTACAGATAAAAGTAATAAAAATGTAACAGATGTTAATACTGTACCTAGGCAGACCCTGGCCCAAAAGATAGTTACCCGGAACAGACTAGATGGTAAAAGTAGTATCATTCCTGGTGAGACTGCTGAGGTAAGAATCAGGGGGGTTTATTCACAGGATACTACCGGGCCGATGACAATAGAAGAGTATCAGTCCATGGCCGGGGGTAAGTTCGGCGCCGAATTTGTAGTTCAATCCCTCTGTCATACAGGTGAATGTCCTTCCAGTGAGGAAAGGGATAGACATCGTTTTATTGATCAGTTTATTACTGCCAGGGGTGGTGTTTGTCTTAAACCTGGTGAAGGTATTATTCATACTATTGGTAATAGATTTGTCCTCCCTATAGATGTTATAGTTGGTGGGGATTCACATACCAGAACCCCCAGGGGCTTATCTTTCCCGGCTGCTTCTGATATTGTTGCTGGGGCCATGAAATATGGTAAACAGGATTTAACCATGGACGAATCTGTCAGGGTTATTTTTAAAGGGAAACCTATTAAAGGGATAACAGCCCGTGACCTGGTATCTACCTTAGTAGTTTTCGCAGAAAAAACAGTTGGTAAAGGAATATATAATGGGAGAATAATTGAAATGGAGGGTTTAGAGTTTTTAGACCCTGATGAGAGATATATTATGACTAATGCAGTGGCCGAGAGGAGCGCCTCTGCTGGTACTATCCCTTCTGATGAAAAGACGATTGAGGCTATTAAAAAGAATTTAGCATACCTGAAATCCAGGAGTGATGCTGATAGCTCTCCTTCAGTCAGGGATACTATCAAGACTATTGAAGAATACCTTAAAGACCCGGTATTATTAAGGGCTGATGAGGGTGCTGAATATGCAGCAACTATTGAAATACCTTTAGATGAGGTTGTTGAACCACTGGTTGCTAAACCACATCATCCGGATAATGTTGCTTCTTTATCAGAAGTTGCTGGCACTGAATTAAATGAGGTCTTTATAGGTAGTTGTGTAGGCGGTGATATCGAAAGCATCAGGTCGGCAGCCAGGATTATTGAGGGACATCAGGTGCCACATGATATTAACTTTGTTGTTGGACCAGCTTCATTAGATATCTATTCTAAACTGGCTGAAGATGGGACTCTAACTAAATTAGCAGCTGCCGGGGCTACTATTATCATGCCGGGTTGTGGACTTTGTATGGGTAATAAACGTCGTATTGGTTCTGGTTCTACTGCCTTAACAACAACTACTCGTAATTACCAGTCCAGGATTGGACCGGCTGATTCGAAAACATACCTGGGTAGCGCCCATGTGGCAGCAATGGCTGCTGTACTGGGTAGATTCCCTACTGTGGAAGAATACTTTAAGATGTTTAAATAG
- a CDS encoding RNA polymerase sigma factor: protein MEISDKELIKKFRNNDESAFEELVLRYQKKVYNTVLRMLSNLDDASDITQEIFIKVYQNLEKFKGQSSFSTWLFSIAGNHCRDELRKRQKELKHSSLDSIAEERKETERVSDNNSNYQPEERSIQNEQFRDIEIALSKLSIEYRESLVLRDIQGFTYDEISKILGLPAGTVKSRLSRARRKLRDELSKISRRRKEI, encoded by the coding sequence GTGGAGATATCAGATAAAGAACTTATCAAGAAATTCAGAAATAATGATGAAAGTGCCTTTGAGGAACTTGTGCTCCGTTATCAAAAAAAAGTATATAATACTGTACTAAGAATGTTAAGCAATCTAGATGACGCCAGCGATATTACCCAGGAGATATTTATTAAGGTATATCAAAACTTAGAAAAATTTAAAGGACAGTCAAGTTTTTCTACCTGGTTATTTAGTATTGCCGGCAATCACTGCCGGGATGAATTAAGGAAACGTCAGAAAGAGTTGAAACATAGTAGTCTTGATAGTATTGCTGAAGAAAGAAAGGAAACAGAACGGGTAAGTGATAATAATAGTAACTATCAACCTGAAGAAAGATCAATACAAAATGAACAGTTTAGGGATATAGAAATAGCCTTAAGCAAGCTTAGTATTGAATACAGAGAGTCTTTAGTTCTCAGGGATATTCAGGGATTTACTTATGATGAAATCTCTAAGATCCTTGGTCTTCCAGCAGGTACAGTCAAATCAAGATTATCCAGAGCTCGCCGTAAGCTTAGAGATGAGCTATCAAAAATATCAAGAAGGAGGAAAGAGATATGA
- the bioB gene encoding biotin synthase BioB has translation MKDINKILELSQKVIQDKDINKGDADYLSRLKKENINILLIMAGIICEKFKGRQVDLCSIVNARSSRCSEDCSFCAQSIYHQTDINTHQLLSKKEILKAAYQAEAAGADRFSLVTTGRGIDGDFENIISIIKEVKKKTNLKLCVSLGLLNKEAALKLKESGVERYHHNLETAPSYFEKTCTTHSYQERIETIHIAQEAGLEVCSGGILGLGESREQRLEMAFLLKELRVDSVPLNSLNPIPGTPLADKESLPPLDILQTIAVYRFILPKTDIRYAGGREANLRDLQALGLIGGINGMLTGDYLTTSGRKTAEDIVMINDLGLKWSNGYPKLIKNKSS, from the coding sequence ATCAAAGATATCAATAAAATATTAGAGTTAAGTCAAAAGGTTATTCAAGATAAAGACATCAATAAAGGTGACGCCGATTATCTTAGCAGGCTTAAAAAAGAAAACATTAATATTTTACTTATAATGGCAGGCATAATATGTGAGAAATTCAAAGGTAGGCAGGTAGACCTCTGTTCAATTGTAAATGCCCGTTCCAGTAGATGTAGTGAAGACTGTTCCTTCTGTGCTCAGTCTATTTACCACCAAACAGATATTAATACACACCAGCTTTTATCTAAAAAAGAGATATTAAAAGCAGCCTACCAGGCAGAAGCAGCTGGTGCAGATCGTTTCTCCCTTGTTACTACTGGACGAGGGATTGATGGTGATTTTGAAAATATTATAAGTATAATCAAAGAAGTGAAGAAAAAGACTAATCTCAAGCTCTGTGTTTCACTGGGACTCCTTAATAAAGAGGCAGCCCTTAAACTAAAAGAAAGTGGTGTTGAACGCTACCATCATAATCTGGAAACAGCCCCAAGCTATTTTGAAAAAACATGTACAACCCACAGCTATCAGGAAAGAATTGAAACGATACATATAGCCCAAGAAGCAGGTCTAGAGGTCTGCAGTGGAGGTATCCTGGGACTAGGTGAATCCAGAGAACAGAGATTAGAAATGGCTTTTCTATTAAAAGAACTTAGGGTTGACTCTGTACCACTTAATAGCCTAAATCCCATTCCTGGAACACCCCTAGCCGATAAAGAATCCCTTCCTCCTCTGGATATTTTACAGACTATAGCGGTATATAGGTTTATCCTACCCAAAACAGACATCCGTTATGCCGGTGGTAGGGAAGCTAACTTAAGGGACCTACAGGCACTCGGCCTAATCGGAGGCATCAATGGGATGCTAACAGGGGATTACCTTACAACATCAGGCAGAAAGACAGCAGAAGATATTGTCATGATTAATGACCTTGGACTTAAGTGGTCTAACGGCTATCCTAAATTAATCAAAAACAAATCATCATAA
- the folK gene encoding 2-amino-4-hydroxy-6-hydroxymethyldihydropteridine diphosphokinase, with amino-acid sequence MSGIDVTTYIGLGSNIGNREENLNQAVDMLRNAVGIKVTAVSTYFNTAPVGYMEQPDFLNAVVEASIDFTAYELLELCRNIEKKLKRERITHWGPRTIDVDILIFGDLILEDEMLIIPHPRMHEREFVLKPLTEIAPGVIHPVCNKSISELYNEILLKSRYG; translated from the coding sequence ATGAGTGGTATTGATGTTACTACATATATTGGATTAGGCTCAAATATCGGAAACAGAGAGGAAAATCTTAACCAGGCAGTGGATATGCTTAGAAATGCCGTAGGTATCAAGGTTACTGCGGTTTCTACATACTTTAATACCGCTCCTGTAGGCTATATGGAGCAGCCGGATTTCTTAAATGCAGTTGTCGAGGCATCAATAGATTTTACAGCGTATGAATTGTTGGAACTGTGCAGAAATATTGAGAAAAAATTGAAGAGGGAACGTATAACTCATTGGGGGCCCCGTACCATAGATGTGGATATTTTAATTTTTGGAGATCTTATTTTAGAGGATGAGATGTTAATCATTCCACATCCAAGAATGCATGAAAGAGAATTTGTGCTAAAGCCTTTAACTGAAATAGCTCCAGGAGTGATACACCCGGTCTGTAACAAGAGTATAAGCGAATTGTATAATGAAATTTTACTCAAGAGTAGATATGGATGA
- a CDS encoding biotin transporter BioY, giving the protein MKTKEMVLVAIFAALTAIGAFIRIPIPYVPITLQVFFVFMAGLILGKKLAPLSQLLYVFIGLIGIPIFTEGGGPGYILKPSFGYLLGFIAGAYVIGMLTENGELNFKRSIIAGLTGIIVIYIIGLPYLYIILNYVVGASITINKTLQIGLFTSLPGDIIKLLIVSLIAPKIYRSLQNY; this is encoded by the coding sequence ATGAAAACCAAAGAAATGGTTTTAGTGGCTATCTTTGCTGCTTTAACAGCAATTGGGGCTTTTATCCGGATTCCTATACCCTATGTTCCTATAACCCTACAGGTATTCTTTGTCTTTATGGCTGGCCTTATACTGGGGAAAAAACTGGCTCCCTTAAGCCAGCTGCTTTATGTATTTATAGGTCTAATTGGAATCCCTATCTTTACCGAAGGGGGTGGTCCAGGCTATATCCTTAAGCCTTCATTTGGATATTTACTGGGCTTTATTGCAGGAGCATATGTTATCGGAATGCTCACTGAAAATGGAGAATTAAACTTTAAACGTTCAATTATAGCTGGTTTAACTGGTATAATCGTTATTTACATCATCGGTTTACCATACCTTTATATTATACTTAATTATGTTGTGGGCGCCAGCATTACTATCAATAAAACATTACAGATAGGGCTTTTTACATCACTACCAGGTGATATTATTAAATTACTTATTGTCTCACTCATTGCCCCAAAGATATATAGGAGTCTGCAAAACTATTAA
- a CDS encoding DUF4349 domain-containing protein, translating into MRHEKIKELLPLYIDNSLNKEEYTIIEKHLEECEECRAELAEYQENYNQLTNLKNIAPPEDLLLSIMNKINKKDKKENKQDSIVNRLKKYFFTPLRVPAGLVSAIAIIAVIALTFVLNNPGNNIDQQNYFNPSDSNGYGGIYRQSSPEIATQEIKMDKNLAAAPDNEISTEQRKIIKTARLNLEIDDIQVAHQYIVELSRQYNTYIADSREWTDANDRRFSWYQLRVPADNFNPTLEKLSSEDFASVSYQSISTNDVTEEYIDIDIRLENYLAQQKRYQQLLDKASTVEEILNIEKELNRVRIEIERLKGRMKYLDNQVDLSTIEVEFEEVKNLPTDWGIFKALQNALHRMTNSFYNMIASIGAALPYLLIGLLAYYLYKKKRQ; encoded by the coding sequence ATGAGACATGAAAAAATAAAGGAATTACTGCCCCTATATATTGATAACAGTCTAAACAAAGAGGAATATACAATCATAGAAAAACACCTTGAAGAATGTGAAGAATGCAGGGCAGAGCTAGCCGAATATCAGGAAAACTACAATCAACTGACAAACTTAAAAAATATCGCCCCACCTGAAGACCTCCTGCTTTCTATTATGAATAAAATCAATAAAAAAGATAAAAAAGAGAATAAACAGGACAGTATAGTTAATAGATTAAAAAAATACTTTTTCACTCCCCTTAGAGTCCCGGCCGGGCTGGTGAGCGCTATTGCTATCATTGCTGTTATTGCCCTGACTTTTGTCCTGAATAACCCGGGTAATAATATCGATCAGCAGAACTATTTTAATCCTTCAGATAGTAATGGATACGGTGGTATTTACAGGCAATCCTCACCGGAAATAGCTACCCAGGAAATAAAAATGGATAAAAACCTGGCAGCTGCCCCTGATAATGAAATTAGCACTGAACAGCGTAAAATAATAAAAACCGCCAGACTAAACCTTGAAATAGATGATATTCAAGTGGCCCACCAGTATATTGTCGAATTAAGTAGGCAATATAACACTTATATAGCTGACTCCAGGGAATGGACAGATGCAAATGACAGGCGTTTTAGCTGGTACCAGCTGCGGGTTCCTGCTGATAATTTTAATCCAACCTTAGAGAAATTAAGCAGCGAAGATTTTGCCAGTGTTAGCTACCAATCTATTTCCACTAATGATGTTACCGAGGAATATATCGACATAGATATCAGACTGGAAAATTATCTGGCCCAGCAGAAAAGATATCAGCAATTACTGGATAAAGCCAGTACTGTGGAAGAAATACTCAATATTGAGAAAGAACTGAACCGGGTCCGCATAGAAATAGAAAGACTAAAAGGACGGATGAAATACCTTGATAATCAGGTTGATTTAAGTACCATTGAAGTAGAATTTGAAGAAGTTAAAAACCTGCCAACTGACTGGGGAATTTTTAAAGCACTGCAAAATGCCCTGCATAGAATGACAAATAGCTTCTATAATATGATAGCCAGTATAGGGGCAGCCTTACCTTATCTCTTAATAGGATTACTTGCCTATTACCTTTATAAAAAGAAAAGACAGTAA
- a CDS encoding dihydrofolate reductase, with translation MNLIVAVDPNWAIGFNNELLVKIPQDQKFFYEETMGKVVIMGRKTLDSFPNGLPLKGRTNIILTKNANLQVKNTLLVHSLEELLEELKKYNSKDVYVIGGESIYRLLLPYCDTALVTKIFRSFDADTYFPDLDEMSEWKIVADSEKQIYFDLEYIFLKYKKIKKN, from the coding sequence ATGAATCTTATAGTTGCGGTTGATCCAAATTGGGCAATAGGGTTTAATAATGAATTACTTGTTAAAATTCCACAGGACCAAAAATTTTTCTATGAAGAAACCATGGGAAAGGTAGTGATCATGGGAAGAAAAACCTTAGACAGTTTTCCAAACGGATTACCTTTGAAGGGCAGAACCAACATCATATTAACAAAAAACGCCAACTTGCAGGTGAAAAACACGTTGCTGGTTCATTCATTGGAAGAACTTTTGGAAGAACTTAAAAAATATAATAGTAAAGATGTTTACGTAATAGGAGGAGAAAGTATTTATAGGCTTTTACTGCCTTATTGTGATACGGCTCTTGTCACAAAAATATTCCGTTCCTTTGATGCCGATACGTATTTTCCTGATCTGGATGAGATGAGTGAGTGGAAAATTGTTGCTGACAGCGAAAAACAGATCTATTTTGATTTAGAATATATATTTCTAAAATATAAAAAAATTAAGAAAAATTAG
- a CDS encoding response regulator: MRILIVEDEYHLVEVLQKGLKEDGYAVDIANDGQEAIDLATVVHYNLIILDLMIPIKSGIEVLRELREEGNKIPVIILTAKDSLEDKVLGLDIGADDYLTKPFAFAELRARIRALLRRKLGESNNVLKADNLVLDTISHKVSRAGKDIDLTVKEYAVLEYLVRNRGQVLSRTQIEEHVWDYRYGNNSNIVDVYIRYLRKKIDQGFDEKLIETVRGRGYRLRVVE; encoded by the coding sequence GTGAGGATTTTAATAGTTGAGGATGAATATCATTTGGTGGAAGTTTTACAGAAGGGTTTAAAAGAAGATGGTTATGCAGTTGATATAGCAAATGATGGGCAAGAAGCAATAGATTTAGCCACTGTAGTACATTATAATTTAATTATTTTAGATTTAATGATTCCTATCAAAAGTGGGATAGAAGTATTAAGAGAATTAAGAGAGGAAGGTAATAAAATTCCTGTTATAATTCTTACAGCTAAAGATTCATTAGAAGATAAGGTGTTAGGTTTGGATATAGGTGCAGATGATTATTTAACCAAACCTTTTGCTTTTGCTGAATTAAGAGCTAGAATTAGAGCTTTACTTAGAAGAAAGCTAGGAGAAAGTAATAATGTCTTAAAAGCAGATAATTTAGTATTAGATACTATTAGCCATAAAGTAAGTAGGGCAGGGAAAGATATTGACTTAACTGTTAAAGAGTATGCCGTTTTAGAATATTTAGTTAGAAATCGTGGACAAGTTCTTAGTAGAACCCAGATAGAAGAACATGTTTGGGATTACAGGTATGGTAATAATTCTAATATTGTGGATGTGTATATTCGTTATTTACGAAAAAAAATTGATCAAGGTTTTGATGAAAAGTTAATAGAGACTGTTAGGGGACGGGGCTATAGATTGAGAGTGGTGGAGTAA
- the folP gene encoding dihydropteroate synthase codes for MSDKLSIANKVWEWGKRTYIMGILNVTPDSFSDGGRFFDIDAASEHVAQMVDEGAHIIDVGGEATRPGFAVPISAEEEVERVIPVIQRLSKEIDLPISVDTYKAKTAELAVKAGAHMINDIWGLKKDPEMADAAASCKVPICIMHNRTNTEYDNLMEDILFELGESIELAIKAGIKDENIILDPGIGFGKTWEQNLTVMRNLEMLKKLGYPILLGASRKNFIGKTLGLEVHERLEGTLAVISIGIMKGVDIVRVHDVLQNARTAVITDRIVR; via the coding sequence ATGAGTGATAAATTAAGCATAGCAAACAAGGTATGGGAATGGGGAAAACGAACCTATATAATGGGTATCTTGAATGTTACACCTGATTCATTTTCAGATGGCGGAAGATTTTTTGATATTGACGCTGCATCGGAGCATGTCGCTCAAATGGTAGATGAAGGAGCCCATATCATTGATGTAGGAGGAGAAGCTACAAGGCCGGGGTTTGCTGTGCCAATATCGGCTGAGGAAGAGGTCGAAAGAGTAATTCCTGTAATTCAAAGACTTTCAAAAGAGATCGATCTGCCGATATCAGTCGATACATACAAGGCTAAAACAGCAGAGCTTGCAGTTAAAGCCGGGGCCCATATGATCAATGACATATGGGGGCTGAAGAAAGACCCTGAAATGGCCGATGCTGCGGCTTCATGTAAAGTACCTATCTGCATTATGCATAACAGAACTAATACGGAGTATGATAATTTAATGGAAGATATTTTGTTTGAATTGGGAGAAAGTATTGAGCTGGCTATAAAAGCGGGTATAAAGGATGAAAATATTATTTTGGATCCTGGAATAGGTTTTGGAAAGACATGGGAGCAGAATTTAACGGTAATGAGAAATCTGGAGATGCTAAAAAAGCTTGGATATCCCATACTTCTTGGTGCATCAAGGAAAAATTTTATTGGTAAAACTCTGGGCCTGGAAGTGCATGAAAGACTGGAGGGCACCTTAGCAGTTATATCAATTGGCATTATGAAGGGTGTAGATATTGTAAGAGTACATGATGTACTGCAGAATGCAAGGACAGCGGTTATAACAGACAGAATAGTGAGGTAA